The following coding sequences lie in one Rutidosis leptorrhynchoides isolate AG116_Rl617_1_P2 chromosome 4, CSIRO_AGI_Rlap_v1, whole genome shotgun sequence genomic window:
- the LOC139842879 gene encoding cysteine proteinase inhibitor 5-like — protein sequence MAYWYIILSLFVNLLVGKCLAESSQKTVGNWLEIARLDDPAVLEVGQFAVNAYNTNTTSTFRFQRVVRGDTQIVGGINWRLTVEVEDFDLFRNCEVFVYDQPWRHVKELKSFKIV from the coding sequence ATGGCGTATTGGTATATTATTCTCTCTCTTTTTGTCAACTTATTAGTTGGTAAATGTTTGGccgaaagtagccaaaagacggtCGGAAACTGGTTGGAGATTGCGCGTCTAGATGATCCGGCAGTGCTAGAAGTCGGACAGTTTGCGGTTAATGCATACAACACAAATACAACTTCTACGTTTAGGTTCCAAAGAGTAGTTAGAGGTGACACCCAGATTGTTGGTGGCATAAATTGGCGTCTAACAGTTGAGGTTGAAGATTTCGATTTATTCAGGAACTGTGAGGTTTTTGTTTACGATCAACCATGGCGGCACGTTAAAGAACTCAAATCCTTTAAAATCGTTTGA
- the LOC139842880 gene encoding uncharacterized protein — protein MWFGDDYDAFGDNNQLNEVSSLGIKSNAFVAQNLYDQWLSLPETATLFKVTFSSTFYLTRLTSRTKELTKAITTVDAVKIGQFNVNVSCWSEPATKFLGGHIQGTCRTRYDISNLMLDNTLSYDHVRSCPPSLGAGSFRGVGGGSRVATPGKIRVGSWNVGTLTGKRIELVDIFLKCKVEIVCVQETRWKGQEAVDFNNYRLWYSGSRTARNGGGILLGPTHKDHVVDVGRFSDRIMSVTFIINEETFTVISAYAPHVGLGEAEKKSFWELLDEVVRGCPADHRLIIGGDLNGHIGAEVEGYRGAHGGFGYGVRNEEGRSILEFAIAHDLVVANSFFKKRDAQLATFHSGGHSTQIDFFLLRRGDLRNCKDCKVLPTWTCSSQHRLLVMELGTQGRVNRRAREVQPPKILWKNLNGEKAETFRANVVERMGAELENAAFIDADQMWNNLASTIRGVAKESLGVAVGTSRAQNGCRESWWLNDEVQTKVALKQARFRELTSFRGGTLADRTSIENSYKEAKRKAKIAVTRAKDKAYEDLYKRLDSKEGANDIYRIAKVRERRRRDLDNIKYIKDEAGQSIVKEDKIRKRWEEYFSSLFDGGRTRNGEPHVYDMAPQYQNNCFCTRINHGEVRVALRKMGRNKAVGPDQIPIEAWRCLGDDGVRWLTNLFNMTFRSAKMPMEWRLSEVIPIYKNKGDAQTCSNYRGIKLLSHTMKLWERVIETRLRRETKVSENQFGFMPGRSSMEGAKTRVRMTVGYTEFFPVEVGLHQGSALSPFLFALVLDDLSHRIQGSIPWCLIFADDIVLVSESQDELNRRLEQWRNALEQNGLRISRLKSEYLRCDYGRIEDHNDTVDIRIGDQVLHPQDSFRYLRSMLHKSGRTDDDVSHRIRVGWLKWRAVKGVLKNLEVGNIVNKMREGRLRWFGHVRRWPPTAPVRRVEALTVGGVRRRVTSLNGFHGSAGRRSLGSSLSAL, from the exons AtgtggtttggtgatgattatgatgcATTTGGTGATAATAATCAG CTGAATGAAGTATCATCTTTGGGTATCAAGTCAAATGCTTTTGTTGCTCAGAATCTGTATGATCAATGGCTTTCGCTACCCGAAACCGCTACTTTG TTCAAGGTGACATTCTCATCCACATTTTATTTGACAAGGCTAACATCTCGAACAAAAGAATTGACGAAGGCTATCACTACTGTTGATGCTGTTAAAATTGGACAGTTTAATGTTAACGTGAGTTGCTGGAGCGAACCTGCAACAAAATTTTTAGGTGGGCACATACAGGGCACTTGCAGAACCCGTTATGATATCAGCAACCTGATGTTAG ACAACACACTTTCGTATGATCACGTGAGGTCATGTCCTCCTAGTTTAGGGGCGGGTAGCTTTAGAGGGGTTGGAGGAGGGAGTAGAGTAGCAACCCCAGGTAAGATTAGAGTGGGAAGTTGGAATGTAGGAACTTTGACGGGCAAGAGGATTGAGCTTGTGGATATCTTTCTTAAGTGTAAGGTGGAAATAGTGTGCgttcaagagactagatggaagggaCAGGAGGCGGTGGACTTTAATAACTACAGGTTGTGGTACTCGGGCTCTAGGACAGCTCGAAATGGAGGAGGAATCCTTTTAGGTCCAACACACAAGGATCATGTTGTTGATGTGGGTAGgtttagcgataggattatgtcggttacGTTTATAATTAATGAGGAGACGTTCACGGTCATTAGCGCTTACGCACCCCACGTAGGTTTAGGAGAAGCGGAGAAGAAGAGTTTCTGGGAATTGTTAGATGAGGTTGTAAGGGGATGTCCAGCGGACCATCGATTGATTATAGGGGGCGATCTTAATGGTCATATAGGAGCGGAGGTAGAGGGATATAGGGGAGCCCATGGGGGCTTTGGGTATGGGGTTAGAAATGAAGAAGGGCGCTCAATTCTCGAGTTCGCCATTGCCCATGATCTGGTTGTTGCAAACTCTTTCTTCAAGAAGAGGGATGCTCAGCTAGCCACCTTTCATAGTGGGGGTCATAGTACCCAAATTGACTTTTTCCTTCTTCGCAGGGGTGACCTTAGGAACTGTAAGGACTGTAAGGTCCTCCCAACCTGGACTTGTTCATCCCAGCATAGACTGTTGGTCATGGAGTTAGGTACCCAGGGACGGGTAAACAGGAGGGCGAGAGAAGTACAACCACCCAAAATCCTCTGGAAGAACTTAAATGGAGAGAAGGCGGAGACTTTTAGGGCTAATGTTGTTGAAAGAATGGGTGCTGAATTGGAAAATGCAGCCTTTATTGATGCAGATCAGATGTGGAACAACCTAGCGTCCACTATTAGAGGGGTGGCAAAAGAATCCTTGGGAGTGGCAGTTGGGACGTCGAGAGCCCAAAATGGTTGTAGAGAATCATGGTGGCTTAACGACGAGGTCCAAACTAAAGTCGCGCTTAAACAAGCGAGGTTTCGGGAGCTCACCTCCTTTAGAGGGGGTACACTAGCAGACAGAACTAGCATAGAAAATAGCTATAAAGAAGCCAAGAGAAAAGCAAAGATCGCCGTTACACGTGCAAAAGATAAAGCTTACGAAGACTTATATAAGAGACTAGACTCTAAAGAAGGGGCAAACGACATCTACAGGATAGCCAAAGTTAGGGAGCGTCGGCGAAGGGATCTGGATAACATCAAATATATCAAGGATGAAGCAGGTCAAAGCATAGTGAAGGAAGACAAAATTAGGAAACGATGGGAAGAATACTTCTCATCCCTTTTCGATGGGGGAAGGACTAGGAATGGAGAACCTCATGTCTATGATATGGCCCCACAATATCAAAACAACTGTTTCTGCACGAGGATCAACCATGGGGAAGTTAGAGTGGCCCTACGcaagatggggagaaacaaagcagtaggaccgGACCAAATCCCCatagaggcgtggcggtgcctAGGCGATGATGGGGTTAGGtggttgacaaaccttttcaacaTGACGTTTAGAAGCGCAAAAATGCCAATGGAGTGGAGACTGAGCGAGgttattcccatttacaagaaCAAAGGGGATGCACAGACGTGTAGTAACTATAGAGGTATAAAGTTACTTAGCCATACCATGAAActatgggagagagtgattgagactaggcTTAGACGAGAGACAAAGGTGTCAGAGAATCAATTTGGGTTCATGCCAGGACGCTCCTCGATGGAG GGGGCGAAAACTCGCGTTCGGATGACAGTAGGATACACAGAGTTTTTCCCAGTAGAAGTAGGTTTACATCAAGGATCTGCTcttagcccttttcttttcgctTTAGTCTTAGACGACCTGTCCCATAGGATACAAGGGAGTATCCCTTGGTGcttgatttttgccgatgatattgtcTTAGTATCGGAATCCCAGGATGAGCTAAACAGAAGGCTGGAGCAATGGAGGAATGCCCTGGAACAAAATGGACTTCGGATTAGTAGACTTAAATCGGAGTATCTTAGATGCGACTACGGGAGGATCGAAGATCACAATGATACTGTGGATATTCGTATTGGGGATCAGGTCTTACATCCACAGGATTCCTTTAGATACTTAAGATCGATGCTACACAAATCGGGAAGGACAGATGATGATGTGTCTCACCGTATAAGAGTAGGATGGCTGAAGTGGAGAGCTGTGAAAGGGgtttt AAAGAACTTAGAAGTTGGGAATATCGTCAACAAGATGAgagaaggacgacttagatggtttggccATGTAAGGAGGTGGCCACCCACAGCACCGGTCAGGAGAGTGGAAGCCCTCACGGTTGGCGGCGTAAGGAGAAGAG TTACTTCACTTAACGGATTTCATGGTTCTGCTGGCCGGAGGTCCTTgggaagcagcctctctgccctatag